In Vigna unguiculata cultivar IT97K-499-35 chromosome 3, ASM411807v1, whole genome shotgun sequence, a single genomic region encodes these proteins:
- the LOC114177962 gene encoding uncharacterized protein LOC114177962: MWETTMAYSPLLPKPYYYYHYQQHQRCLKINLPKWITRASSAAPGVDLNTLQSAISKKDSDAVKEALDQLGQVGWAKKWSSQPYVSRRTTSLRELTSLGIKNAENLAIPSVRNDAAFLFTVVGTTGFFAVLAGQLPGDWGFFLPYLIGSISLVVLAVGSISPGLLQAAISSFSTLFPDYQERIARHEAAHFLVAYLLGLPILGYSLDIGKEHVNLIDQRLEKLIYSGQLDAKELDRLAVVSMAGLAAEGLTYDKVVGQSADLFTLQRFINRTKPPLSKDQQQNLTRWAVLFAASLLKNNKGLHEALMEAMAKKASVLECIQTIENAAA; the protein is encoded by the exons ATGTGGGAGACAACCATGGCTTACTCACCCCTTCTTCCCAAACCCTATTATTATTACCATTATCAACAACATCAAAGATGTCTCAAGATCAACCTCCCAAAATGGATAACAAGAGCTTCCTCTGCTGCCCCTGGTGTCGACCTCAACACACTCCAATCTGCCATTTCCAAG AAAGACAGTGATGCTGTTAAAGAGGCACTTGATCAGCTAGGTCAAGTTGGTTGGGCCAAGAAATGGAGTTCTCAGCCCTATGTTTCACGTCGTACG ACATCACTGCGAGAGCTCACAAGTCTAGGAATAAAAAACGCAGAGAACCTTGCAATTCCTAGTGTCAGAAACGAT GCAGCTTTTCTTTTCACTGTGGTTGGAACAACAGGATTTTTTGCTGTTCTGGCTGGCCAGCTTCCCGGG GACTGGGGTTTCTTTCTTCCATACTTGATTGGGAGTATTTCCTTGGTGGTTTTGGCTGTGGGTAGCATATCACCAGG GCTTCTCCAAGCTGCTATTAGCAGTTTCTCAACACTTTTTCCTGATTATCAAGAGAGGATTGCCAGACATGAAGCAGCTCACTTTTTGG TTGCTTATCTCCTTGGCTTACCCATTTTGGGTTATTCACTGGATATTGGTAAAGAACATGTCAATCTCATTGATCAGAGGCTTGAAAAGCTTATTTATAGTGGTCAGCTTGATGCTAAAGAGCTAGATAG ATTAGCTGTTGTGTCAATGGCTGGACTGGCAGCAGAAGGTTTAACATATGACAAGGTGGTTGGTCAATCTGCTGATCTTTTCACTCTACAG AGATTTATTAACAGAACCAAGCCACCACTCAGCAAAGATCAGCAACAAAATCTCACAAGATGGGCT GTTCTGTTTGCTGCTTCTCTCTTGAAAAACAACAAGGGGCTTCATGAAGCCTTAATGGAAGCAATGGCAAAGAAGGCAAGCGTATTGGAGTGCATTCAAACAATAGAAAATGCAGCAGCATAG
- the LOC114177963 gene encoding stress enhanced protein 2, chloroplastic, which translates to MASAATTRVTHCELRPARPAVRGREPSGPVQVTIPKPKAVEAEGANTNIVLQPRLCTLRSYGSDRFGVIKTPREGGDDVSPFFAALSDYIESSKKSQDFEIISGRLAMMVFAGTVAMEVVTGNSVFRKMDIEGITEAGGVCLGAVTFAALFAWFSSARNRVGRIFSVNCNAFIDSVIDQIVDGLFYEGDPTDWPDQP; encoded by the exons ATGGCATCTGCAGCTACTACGCGCGTGACGCACTGTGAGCTGCGGCCAGCGAGACCGGCGGTTCGGGGAAGAGAACCGAGCGGTCCGGTTCAGGTGACGATCCCGAAACCGAAAGCGGTGGAGGCAGAGGGCGCGAACACGAACATCGTCTTGCAGCCACGGTTGTGTACTCTGAGATCGTACGGTTCGGATCGTTTTGGCGTCATCAAGACTCCCAGGGAGGGTGGCGATGACGTGTCACCCTTCTTCGCCGCGCTTTCTGACTACATCGAGAGCTCTAAGAAGAGTCAAGATTTTGAAATCATCTCTGGTCGTCTAGCAATG ATGGTGTTTGCAGGAACAGTGGCAATGGAAGTGGTGACAGGGAACTCTGTGTTCAGAAAGATGGATATTGAAGGAATCACTGAAGCGGGTGGGGTGTGTTTGGGTGCTGTAACTTTTGCAGCGCTCTTTGCATGGTTCTCCAGTGCCCGAAACAGAGTCGGTCGAATCTTCTCTGTCAACTGCAACGCATTCATCGACTCCGTTATTGACCAAATCGTCGATGGTCTCTTCTATGAAGGGGACCCTACTGATTGGCCTGATCAACCCTGA